The proteins below come from a single Myxosarcina sp. GI1 genomic window:
- the fba gene encoding class II fructose-bisphosphate aldolase (catalyzes the reversible aldol condensation of dihydroxyacetonephosphate and glyceraldehyde 3-phosphate in the Calvin cycle, glycolysis, and/or gluconeogenesis): MALVPMRLLLDHAAENGYGIPAYNVNNMEQIIAIMQAAEEADSPVILQASRGARKYAGENFLRHLITAAVESYPNIPIAMHQDHGNSPATCFSAMRNGFTSVMMDGSLEADASTPASFDYNVNVTAEVVKVAHSIGVSVEGELGCLGSLETGKGDKEDGHGFEGTLSKEQLLTDPDEAVEFVERTQVDALAVAIGTSHGAYKFTRKPTGEILAISRIEEIHSRLPNTHLVMHGSSSVPQEWIEMINEYGGKIPETYGVPIEEIQKGIKSGVRKVNIDTDNRLAITAAIREAAFKDPSNFDPRHFLKPSIKYMKQVCLKRYDAFGTAGNASKIKQMTLDDFAAKYAKGELAASPKKAVTA; the protein is encoded by the coding sequence ATGGCACTCGTACCAATGCGGTTGCTTTTAGACCACGCTGCTGAGAATGGCTATGGCATTCCAGCATACAATGTAAACAACATGGAGCAAATTATTGCGATCATGCAGGCTGCTGAAGAAGCTGATAGCCCCGTAATTCTTCAGGCTTCTCGTGGCGCACGTAAATATGCAGGAGAAAATTTTCTTCGCCACCTAATCACCGCCGCTGTAGAAAGCTATCCTAATATTCCCATTGCTATGCACCAAGACCACGGCAATAGTCCTGCTACTTGCTTTTCTGCAATGCGTAATGGTTTTACTAGCGTCATGATGGATGGCTCTTTAGAAGCAGATGCTTCAACTCCTGCCAGCTTTGATTACAATGTCAACGTTACTGCAGAAGTCGTTAAAGTTGCTCACTCGATTGGTGTGAGTGTAGAAGGCGAACTTGGCTGTTTGGGTTCTTTAGAGACTGGAAAAGGCGATAAAGAAGACGGTCATGGTTTTGAAGGAACTCTCAGCAAAGAACAGTTGTTGACCGATCCCGACGAAGCAGTAGAATTTGTCGAACGCACGCAAGTAGACGCTTTAGCTGTAGCTATCGGTACCAGTCACGGTGCCTATAAGTTTACTCGTAAACCTACTGGCGAAATCTTGGCTATTAGCAGAATTGAAGAAATTCACAGCCGTTTGCCCAATACTCACTTGGTAATGCACGGTTCTTCTTCCGTACCTCAAGAGTGGATCGAAATGATCAACGAGTACGGTGGTAAAATTCCCGAAACTTATGGGGTACCTATTGAAGAAATTCAAAAAGGTATCAAAAGTGGGGTGCGTAAAGTTAATATTGACACCGATAACCGTTTGGCAATTACTGCGGCAATTCGTGAAGCTGCTTTCAAAGATCCTTCTAACTTCGATCCCCGTCACTTCCTCAAGCCCTCAATTAAGTACATGAAGCAAGTGTGCTTAAAACGCTATGACGCTTTTGGAACTGCTGGAAACGCTAGCAAAATCAAGCAGATGACATTAGATGACTTTGCGGCTAAATATGCTAAAGGCGAACTAGCTGCTAGTCCTAAAAAAGCCGTTACTGCTTAA
- the lipB gene encoding lipoyl(octanoyl) transferase LipB, translating into MKTQRCCILKNRGLVPYTKAWQEQRSLVAERLNNPNFDDVLILLEHPSVYTLGTGAKTDFLKFDPQLNNFELHRIERGGEVTYHCPGQLVAYPIFNLRFYQQDLHWYLRQLEEVIIRVAAKYGLQAYRLKGLTGVWLEERKIAAVGIKVRRWITMHGLSLNVCPDLSGFQQIVPCGIADKPVGSLAEFIPNITVEQIRLDVAAAFAAVFQVEFIQDVN; encoded by the coding sequence ATGAAAACTCAAAGATGCTGTATTTTAAAAAATCGAGGCTTAGTGCCGTATACTAAAGCCTGGCAAGAGCAGCGATCGCTTGTTGCCGAACGTCTTAACAACCCCAATTTCGATGATGTTTTAATCTTATTAGAACATCCCTCAGTTTATACTTTGGGTACGGGAGCAAAAACAGATTTTCTTAAGTTCGATCCACAACTAAACAACTTTGAGCTACATCGTATCGAGCGAGGCGGCGAAGTAACCTATCACTGCCCTGGTCAACTAGTTGCTTATCCTATTTTCAACCTGCGCTTCTATCAACAGGATTTACACTGGTATTTGAGACAGCTAGAAGAAGTAATTATTCGCGTAGCGGCTAAATATGGTCTACAAGCCTATCGCCTTAAAGGACTGACGGGAGTTTGGCTGGAAGAAAGAAAAATTGCGGCAGTAGGAATTAAAGTTCGTCGCTGGATTACTATGCACGGTCTATCCCTTAATGTCTGTCCCGATCTGAGTGGTTTTCAACAGATAGTTCCTTGCGGTATTGCCGACAAACCTGTAGGTAGTCTGGCGGAGTTTATTCCCAATATTACAGTAGAACAGATTAGGCTAGATGTAGCAGCAGCTTTTGCTGCCGTATTTCAAGTAGAATTTATTCAAGATGTCAACTAA
- the surE gene encoding 5'/3'-nucleotidase SurE: MTIILTNDDGIDAPGIQALQHAVTQKNIIVAPKSPLSGCGHRVTTSKPIHLQKRSPVEYAVDGTPADCSRMAITQIAKNKKITWVLSGINAGGNLGTDIYISGTVAAVREAAIHGIPGIAISHWIKRPLIVDWQVASRWTARVLETLFHRSLPPYSFWNVNLPHLEPNAPEPKIVFCDLSIDPLPVDYRVEEDLYYYQGEYAKRDRSPGTDVDVCFSGNIAVSLIKL, encoded by the coding sequence ATGACCATAATTTTAACTAATGATGATGGTATTGATGCTCCAGGCATTCAAGCTTTGCAGCACGCAGTAACCCAAAAAAATATTATTGTCGCGCCGAAATCGCCTTTATCGGGTTGCGGACATCGCGTAACTACTAGTAAACCAATTCACCTTCAGAAGCGATCGCCTGTAGAATATGCGGTAGATGGTACTCCTGCTGACTGTAGCCGCATGGCAATAACTCAAATTGCCAAAAATAAAAAAATTACCTGGGTGCTTTCAGGAATCAATGCTGGGGGAAATTTAGGTACGGATATTTACATTTCGGGGACAGTAGCGGCGGTAAGAGAAGCAGCTATACATGGTATACCCGGTATAGCAATTTCTCACTGGATTAAAAGACCATTAATTGTTGACTGGCAAGTAGCTAGTCGCTGGACGGCTAGAGTTTTAGAAACTTTATTCCACCGTTCGCTGCCACCTTATAGTTTTTGGAATGTCAATTTGCCCCATTTAGAACCAAATGCACCAGAACCAAAAATCGTGTTCTGCGATCTCAGTATTGACCCTCTGCCTGTAGATTATCGAGTTGAGGAAGATTTATATTACTATCAGGGAGAATATGCCAAACGCGATCGCTCTCCTGGAACCGATGTCGATGTGTGTTTTTCTGGTAATATTGCTGTAAGTCTAATTAAGCTGTAA
- the ggpS gene encoding glucosylglycerol-phosphate synthase — translation MKSSLVILYHREPYDEVVKDGKTLYLPKKSPNGIVPTLKSFFADVNQGTWIAWKQVTAEQKANFQERVEIEGEGNYNVRRIPLNADQVKHFYHITSKEAFWPILHSFPYHFTSETADWENFQEINRLFADAACKEAAEDALIWVHDYNLWLAPMYIRQQKPDARIAFFHHTPFPSVDIFNILPWRDAIAESLLCCDIVGFHVPRYSENFVRVARSLKPVKILKQEAVSQGHMTPVGLALAEPEVTTQLSYKEQVVNIDAFPVGTNPQHILNTLEKPETEKHLADIKAELNGRKLIIAAGRVDYVKGNQEKLEAYWRLLERRPELHGKISFVMTCVEAAAGMRVYQDAQETIEQLAGRINGRYGKLDWMPIRLFTQPLEFSQLIAYYKAADICWTAPLRDGLNLVAKEYVVAHKEDKGVLVLSEFVGAAVELPEAILTNPYSIDGMDRAIDRALEMPESEQKERMAKMYETVTTYDVKYWADRLLDKFKNLQHQTVEEREAALSAANN, via the coding sequence ATGAAATCTTCTTTAGTAATCCTCTACCACCGAGAACCTTACGACGAAGTAGTCAAAGATGGCAAAACCTTATATTTACCAAAGAAAAGTCCCAATGGAATTGTACCTACTTTAAAAAGCTTTTTTGCAGATGTCAATCAGGGAACTTGGATTGCTTGGAAACAGGTAACTGCCGAACAAAAAGCCAATTTTCAAGAGCGAGTTGAAATTGAAGGAGAAGGTAACTATAACGTACGACGCATTCCCTTAAACGCCGATCAAGTAAAACACTTCTATCACATTACTTCTAAAGAAGCTTTTTGGCCGATCCTGCATTCTTTTCCCTATCACTTTACGTCAGAAACTGCCGACTGGGAAAATTTTCAGGAGATTAATCGCCTGTTTGCCGATGCTGCCTGTAAAGAAGCGGCAGAAGATGCTTTGATTTGGGTTCACGACTATAATCTCTGGCTCGCGCCTATGTATATTCGCCAGCAAAAACCCGATGCCAGAATCGCCTTTTTCCACCATACTCCGTTCCCTTCGGTAGACATATTTAATATTTTGCCCTGGCGAGATGCGATCGCTGAAAGCTTGCTGTGTTGCGACATTGTTGGTTTTCACGTTCCCCGCTATTCGGAAAATTTTGTGCGCGTAGCTCGCAGCCTCAAACCAGTCAAAATTTTAAAGCAAGAAGCAGTTTCCCAAGGACACATGACTCCTGTAGGTCTTGCTCTAGCAGAGCCAGAAGTTACGACCCAACTGAGTTATAAAGAACAGGTAGTTAATATCGATGCTTTTCCTGTAGGTACTAATCCCCAACATATCCTCAATACTTTAGAAAAGCCAGAAACCGAAAAGCATCTGGCTGATATCAAAGCCGAACTAAACGGACGTAAATTAATTATTGCCGCAGGCAGAGTAGATTATGTCAAGGGCAATCAAGAAAAATTAGAAGCATACTGGCGTTTGCTAGAACGCCGCCCAGAGCTACACGGTAAAATTAGTTTTGTGATGACTTGCGTGGAAGCTGCTGCTGGAATGCGAGTTTATCAAGACGCTCAAGAGACAATCGAACAACTGGCGGGTAGAATTAACGGTCGTTATGGCAAATTAGACTGGATGCCAATTAGACTGTTTACTCAACCTCTAGAGTTTTCGCAGCTTATAGCTTACTACAAAGCAGCAGATATTTGCTGGACGGCTCCTTTGCGTGATGGGTTGAATTTGGTTGCCAAAGAATATGTCGTCGCTCACAAAGAAGATAAAGGAGTTTTAGTGTTGTCCGAGTTTGTCGGTGCGGCAGTAGAGCTACCAGAGGCAATTTTAACTAATCCCTATTCTATTGACGGTATGGATCGAGCGATCGATCGCGCTTTGGAAATGCCAGAATCGGAACAAAAAGAGCGGATGGCAAAAATGTATGAAACTGTAACTACTTACGACGTTAAGTATTGGGCAGATCGGTTACTAGATAAATTTAAAAATCTCCAACACCAAACAGTAGAGGAACGCGAAGCTGCTCTATCGGCAGCCAATAATTAG
- the hpf gene encoding ribosome hibernation-promoting factor, HPF/YfiA family, translating to MKLLIQGNNIAVTDSIHEYVKQKLAKAVKHFENITSKIDVHLSVARNSRIESKHKAEVTVYANGTVIRAQEGSSNLYASIDMVADKIYRQLRKYKEKHLTKKTHAHVRTGDIIEAAPVEENLIGDRTPELPAEIVRNKYFAMPPMTIDEALAQLELVDHDFYMFRNKETQEINVIYTRNHGGYGVIQPRDTF from the coding sequence ATGAAGCTTTTAATCCAAGGTAACAATATTGCGGTAACAGATTCAATTCATGAATATGTCAAGCAGAAATTAGCTAAAGCAGTAAAACATTTTGAAAATATTACCAGCAAGATAGATGTTCATTTATCAGTTGCCCGTAATTCTCGGATTGAAAGCAAACATAAGGCAGAAGTGACTGTATATGCTAACGGTACGGTGATTAGAGCGCAAGAGGGCAGCAGCAATCTCTACGCCAGTATCGATATGGTAGCAGACAAAATTTATCGTCAGTTACGCAAGTATAAAGAAAAGCATCTAACCAAAAAAACTCACGCTCATGTGAGAACGGGCGATATTATTGAAGCAGCACCAGTAGAAGAAAATTTAATTGGCGATCGCACTCCCGAATTACCTGCCGAGATCGTTCGTAATAAATACTTTGCCATGCCGCCAATGACGATCGACGAGGCACTAGCGCAATTGGAATTAGTAGACCACGATTTTTATATGTTTCGCAATAAGGAAACTCAAGAAATCAATGTGATTTATACTCGCAATCACGGTGGCTATGGCGTAATTCAACCCCGCGACACTTTCTAA
- a CDS encoding LmeA family phospholipid-binding protein: MNARASNNFCITKAALNKAAELYLSSQVNKSKSLEIDIDSEANKLIKGEINSINFNGKEIVVFQDISIKEINLKSDSINLDLLEAISGTIKLEKPSNIQGQIILSQADCNHLINSKYLATLLERLPIKIDERLFTFDIRHAKCDLKDNNKLTLSAELILSNCFQFASLESQKCTNSGIEKISKFEIDLLLVEDGRKIIFEGGKYQENQTLSLEATVAVLGKIRDLVYFRHFTSPSLNFQIKTIEVKAEQIILDLDATVNQLPDSLESSLITAALEIN, encoded by the coding sequence ATGAATGCTAGAGCGTCAAATAACTTTTGTATAACAAAAGCTGCATTAAATAAAGCCGCAGAATTATATTTATCCAGTCAGGTAAATAAATCTAAAAGTCTAGAAATAGATATAGATAGCGAAGCAAATAAGCTTATCAAAGGCGAAATAAACTCTATTAATTTTAACGGCAAAGAAATAGTTGTTTTTCAAGATATTAGTATTAAGGAAATAAACCTTAAGTCAGACAGCATAAATTTAGATTTATTAGAAGCTATTTCTGGTACTATTAAATTAGAAAAGCCAAGCAATATTCAAGGACAAATAATTTTAAGTCAGGCAGACTGTAACCATTTAATAAATTCTAAATATTTAGCAACTCTTTTAGAACGGCTGCCAATAAAAATTGACGAGCGGTTATTTACATTTGATATACGACACGCTAAATGCGACTTAAAAGATAATAACAAACTAACTTTAAGTGCAGAATTAATTTTGTCTAATTGTTTTCAGTTCGCGTCCTTAGAGAGCCAAAAATGTACAAATTCAGGTATCGAAAAAATATCAAAATTTGAAATCGATCTATTGTTGGTTGAAGATGGACGAAAAATAATTTTTGAAGGGGGCAAATATCAAGAAAACCAAACTCTATCTTTAGAAGCTACAGTTGCAGTTCTTGGAAAAATTAGAGATTTGGTGTATTTTCGTCACTTTACCTCCCCTAGCTTAAATTTTCAAATAAAAACAATTGAGGTTAAAGCCGAACAAATAATTCTCGATCTCGATGCTACTGTAAACCAACTACCCGACTCTTTAGAAAGTTCGTTGATAACCGCAGCTTTAGAAATAAACTAA
- a CDS encoding DUF1003 domain-containing protein, with protein MVADCQDSSPVITTSADSVFINGKKYPLSEQVLKNIESVIGFQAKQVKDIPIHERVLTRVAAFFGKPEFLYLQLILFVSWGLCSHFAPSSLPWNLPKFDLQEMGIDVASLLIATGVLVQQARQDKLAEQRSHLILQIELLTEQKIAKLIELIEELRTDMPSVRNRYDWEAQIMQQATDPQVVLNIIKQNLEPTVNQSPMSDSEETNSTQ; from the coding sequence ATGGTTGCCGATTGTCAAGATTCCTCTCCTGTTATCACTACTTCAGCAGACTCGGTGTTTATCAATGGCAAAAAATATCCTTTATCAGAACAGGTATTAAAAAACATTGAATCCGTAATTGGTTTTCAAGCAAAACAGGTTAAGGATATACCAATTCACGAGCGTGTCTTAACTCGAGTTGCTGCTTTTTTTGGTAAGCCAGAATTTTTATATCTTCAGCTGATTTTGTTTGTTAGCTGGGGTTTATGCAGTCATTTTGCGCCGAGTTCGCTACCCTGGAACTTACCCAAATTTGACTTACAGGAAATGGGAATAGACGTAGCGTCTCTACTTATTGCTACAGGAGTTTTAGTACAGCAAGCACGTCAAGATAAATTAGCAGAACAGCGATCGCATTTAATCTTACAGATCGAACTATTGACAGAACAAAAAATTGCCAAACTAATCGAACTTATTGAAGAGTTACGAACCGATATGCCCAGCGTGCGCAATCGCTATGATTGGGAAGCTCAAATCATGCAGCAAGCAACCGATCCTCAAGTTGTTCTAAATATTATCAAGCAGAATTTGGAGCCAACAGTAAATCAGTCGCCTATGTCAGACTCGGAAGAAACTAACTCTACTCAATAA
- a CDS encoding HAD family hydrolase, with translation MSTKPILKAITDKKLGNIRLLATDLDGTLTHNGKLTSDVLLALEKLAKANISVVIVTGRSAGWVEAIASYLPIVGAIAENGGLVLWSHLNRSQLITEIKDIAKHRQQLKTVFQLIQTKIPQIEESEDNRFRLTDWTFDINNLTNKEIEEIATICHAEGWGFTYSNVQCHIKPKQQDKAIALKLILQQYFPDLTTENIITVGDSPNDESLFDPQIFPVSVGVANILEYRDRLKHLPVYITTNAENRGFYELAELVINTNK, from the coding sequence ATGTCAACTAAACCAATATTAAAGGCAATAACCGATAAAAAACTGGGCAATATTCGGCTACTAGCAACCGATCTCGACGGAACTTTAACTCATAATGGTAAGCTTACCTCCGATGTGTTATTGGCTTTAGAAAAATTGGCAAAGGCTAACATCAGCGTTGTGATTGTCACGGGACGTTCGGCTGGTTGGGTTGAGGCAATTGCTTCTTATTTACCCATTGTTGGCGCGATCGCTGAAAATGGCGGTTTGGTTTTGTGGAGTCACTTAAACCGCAGTCAATTAATAACTGAAATTAAAGATATTGCCAAACATCGACAGCAACTAAAAACTGTATTTCAATTAATTCAAACTAAAATTCCCCAGATCGAAGAATCAGAAGACAATCGTTTTCGCCTCACGGATTGGACATTCGATATTAATAATTTGACTAATAAAGAAATAGAAGAGATTGCAACTATATGCCATGCTGAAGGGTGGGGGTTTACCTATAGTAACGTTCAGTGTCATATCAAACCCAAACAACAAGATAAAGCAATAGCATTGAAACTAATATTACAACAATATTTTCCCGATTTAACTACAGAAAATATTATTACCGTTGGGGATAGTCCCAACGACGAAAGTTTGTTCGATCCTCAAATATTTCCTGTTTCGGTAGGGGTGGCAAATATTTTAGAATATCGCGATCGCCTGAAACATTTACCTGTTTATATAACTACTAACGCTGAAAATCGAGGTTTTTACGAACTAGCAGAGTTAGTAATAAACACCAATAAATAA
- the gghA gene encoding glucosylglycerol hydrolase, giving the protein MSKKKQISLITRDNGVKVEAINKSVALVEEATGQLLAWATGLESSTNNYLEQVRALATKLGAHYRADGLTEIGFWVPGLMGDVLHEREIFLEVFTPLDEIDWHNKEQRIRFRRDRLQLEQQGEFIWGVVSGMQAGTRDRTGSFYWLRYVDRAQQLRTIRDLVPYSLPYGIFAPAELYDIDSLQANRTDLEYFRRTAVPIKKNVIPRVSDPKNILQLHVGTASAEGTLSGLTRIYQNIAQKLEANTPLTSAEQNYVGYDAIELLPTEPTIEFRDEYSPESEFFSFISEDEDIVEVELTKPNTQDWGYDVPILGSSTTNPALLESLRPDEVIEFIATLHNFPTGPIQLIYDLVYGHADNQSELLISRMFLKGPNMYGQDLNHQLPMVRAILLEMQRRKINNGVDGIRIDGGQDFRFFNPLSGRVEYDDAYLLAMSNVVQEIGGNQRLLVTIYEDGRPWPEEGWEEKSRYRELIELQPESYQWGPLIFAHNTPTLKGFWERKWSRVREVMEIGDRWITGCANHDTVRRGNQIPLDKPINWHLGKILTHILHHAYDNPAITMWVYGFSPGLPMDFINATMRAPWLFFRNTDEQYGVKVVSEEFGFLDWQITPQLYKQSYCFPRLKSLGFKQLPQLQEFGRALQVAMIKQDYNLAEVVEVLRSCTDGNCIDETSPYKELRRGTMVRFLKKLDEDRLKSFALLFMEDCYQICNVAHYQSQLNAAHTKFNLSLRQFRHQHPWLQKNILATDTFDKLEDPERTIVYGVRYAPDTDKPTVAMVGNWEGEPITLNIEELLKVKRDRLQVAIATPGLIVEDLSSVTLANSQSLLLTANETD; this is encoded by the coding sequence ATGTCCAAGAAAAAGCAAATTAGTTTAATAACCAGAGATAATGGCGTGAAAGTTGAAGCAATAAATAAATCGGTCGCATTAGTAGAAGAAGCAACAGGACAATTACTAGCTTGGGCGACAGGTCTAGAATCATCAACCAACAATTACTTAGAGCAAGTCAGAGCCCTGGCGACAAAACTAGGCGCGCACTATCGTGCTGACGGGCTGACAGAAATTGGTTTTTGGGTACCAGGATTGATGGGAGATGTTTTACACGAGCGAGAGATTTTTTTAGAAGTCTTTACTCCCCTGGATGAGATTGACTGGCATAATAAAGAACAGAGAATTAGATTTAGACGCGATCGCCTCCAGTTAGAACAGCAAGGAGAATTTATCTGGGGTGTAGTGTCGGGAATGCAGGCTGGAACGCGCGATCGAACTGGTTCTTTTTACTGGTTGCGCTATGTAGATCGCGCTCAACAACTGCGGACTATTCGCGATTTGGTACCTTATTCTCTGCCCTATGGTATTTTTGCCCCTGCCGAACTCTACGACATAGATAGCTTACAGGCAAATAGAACCGATTTAGAATATTTTCGACGCACTGCCGTACCTATTAAGAAAAATGTCATTCCCAGAGTTAGCGATCCGAAAAATATTTTACAGCTTCATGTCGGTACGGCTTCAGCTGAAGGAACTCTATCGGGATTGACCCGTATTTATCAAAACATTGCCCAGAAGCTAGAAGCAAATACGCCACTAACATCAGCAGAACAAAACTATGTCGGCTACGATGCCATAGAACTTCTACCTACCGAACCGACAATCGAATTTCGCGATGAGTATAGTCCTGAAAGTGAGTTTTTCTCTTTCATTTCTGAAGACGAAGATATTGTAGAAGTAGAATTAACCAAACCCAATACTCAAGACTGGGGCTATGACGTACCGATTTTAGGTTCTAGCACCACTAATCCTGCCTTGTTAGAAAGTTTGCGTCCAGACGAAGTAATTGAGTTTATCGCTACGTTGCACAATTTTCCTACTGGACCAATTCAACTTATTTACGATTTAGTATACGGACACGCTGATAACCAGAGTGAGTTGCTGATCTCTCGTATGTTTCTCAAAGGTCCTAATATGTACGGTCAGGATCTCAATCATCAATTACCGATGGTTAGAGCAATTTTATTGGAAATGCAGCGGCGTAAAATCAACAATGGTGTTGATGGGATTCGTATTGATGGCGGTCAGGATTTTCGCTTTTTTAATCCTCTTTCAGGCAGAGTCGAATATGACGATGCCTACTTGCTAGCTATGAGCAATGTAGTGCAAGAAATTGGCGGCAATCAAAGACTCTTAGTCACTATTTATGAAGATGGTCGTCCCTGGCCCGAAGAAGGGTGGGAAGAAAAATCGCGCTACCGCGAACTAATCGAACTGCAACCAGAGTCCTATCAATGGGGACCTCTAATTTTCGCTCATAATACTCCTACTCTTAAAGGTTTTTGGGAGCGAAAATGGAGTCGCGTTAGAGAAGTAATGGAAATAGGCGATCGCTGGATTACAGGATGTGCCAATCACGATACCGTAAGACGCGGCAATCAAATCCCTCTCGATAAACCAATTAACTGGCATTTGGGAAAAATTCTCACTCACATACTACATCATGCCTACGACAATCCTGCCATTACCATGTGGGTCTATGGTTTTAGCCCTGGGTTGCCTATGGACTTTATTAATGCGACCATGCGCGCTCCCTGGTTATTTTTCCGCAACACCGACGAACAATACGGAGTCAAAGTAGTTTCGGAAGAATTTGGCTTTTTAGACTGGCAAATTACTCCCCAACTATACAAGCAATCATATTGCTTTCCCCGTCTTAAATCTTTAGGCTTCAAACAACTACCGCAGCTACAGGAGTTTGGTCGAGCTTTACAGGTAGCGATGATTAAACAAGATTACAATTTAGCAGAGGTAGTAGAGGTTTTGCGTTCCTGTACCGACGGCAATTGTATTGATGAGACTTCGCCGTACAAAGAACTGAGGCGCGGTACGATGGTTCGCTTCCTCAAAAAGCTCGATGAAGACAGACTCAAGAGTTTTGCGTTGCTGTTTATGGAAGATTGCTATCAAATATGTAATGTCGCCCATTATCAATCTCAACTCAATGCGGCACATACTAAATTTAATCTTTCTCTAAGGCAGTTTCGTCACCAGCATCCTTGGCTACAAAAAAATATTTTGGCTACAGATACTTTTGATAAGCTTGAAGATCCAGAGAGAACGATAGTTTATGGAGTGCGTTACGCTCCCGACACTGACAAACCCACAGTTGCAATGGTAGGCAATTGGGAAGGAGAACCTATAACTCTCAATATCGAAGAGTTATTAAAAGTTAAGCGCGATCGCTTGCAGGTGGCGATCGCAACTCCTGGTTTAATAGTTGAAGATCTTAGTTCTGTAACTCTAGCTAATAGTCAAAGCTTGTTATTAACCGCTAATGAGACTGACTAA
- a CDS encoding thioesterase family protein, with protein sequence MTDKQIGKPQLPKLPTSEIEPDKGLQAKTQRWFEYPVKAQPHHTDYAGIVWHGTYLTWMESARVEYLRSIGIDFSNLVAMGCDLPVVELSLRYHRPVRLGTSAVVKTRLIETEGVRIHWDYRILSLDGEELYVTGRVTLVGIDREKGKIMRQLPASVQDALVKVTQT encoded by the coding sequence TTGACTGACAAACAAATTGGTAAGCCTCAGCTACCCAAACTACCTACTTCAGAAATCGAGCCCGACAAGGGTTTGCAGGCAAAAACCCAACGCTGGTTTGAATATCCTGTCAAAGCACAGCCACATCATACCGATTATGCTGGTATAGTTTGGCACGGAACTTATCTAACCTGGATGGAATCTGCCAGAGTCGAATATTTGCGCTCTATTGGTATTGATTTTTCTAATTTGGTTGCTATGGGGTGCGATTTGCCTGTAGTCGAATTATCGCTACGCTATCATCGCCCAGTTCGGTTGGGTACATCGGCAGTAGTAAAAACTCGTTTGATTGAAACCGAAGGCGTACGCATTCATTGGGACTATCGCATTCTGTCATTGGATGGTGAAGAATTATACGTGACGGGGAGAGTAACTTTGGTAGGGATCGATCGCGAAAAAGGTAAAATTATGCGTCAATTACCAGCTAGCGTTCAAGATGCTTTGGTAAAAGTGACTCAAACTTGA